Sequence from the Pleomorphomonas sp. T1.2MG-36 genome:
ATCCTGGTCTCGATGGCCGAACTGACGGTGGTGGGCATCTACGTCGCCTACTGGTTCCCGGACTTCCCAGCCTGGCTGACATCGCTGATCGTTCTGGTGACGATCACGGCGGTCAACCTGATCAACGTGCGCCTCTATGGTGAAGCCGAATTCTGGTTCGCCATCATCAAGGTGCTGGCGGTGATCGGCATGATCGTGCTCGGCCTCGTGCTGATCCTCTTCGGCCTCGGCGGCGAAGCGACCGGCCTCTCCAATCTCTGGATCCATGGCGGTTTCTTCCCCAACGGCATGTGGGGTCTGCTGCTGTCGCTGGTGGTGGTCATGTTCTCCTTCGGCGGCACCGAGCTGATCGGCATCACCGCCGGCGAAGCCGACGACCCCAAGAAGTCGATCCCGCAGGCCATCCGTCAGGTCATGTGGCGTATCCTGATCTTCTACATCGGCGCCCTCACGGTAATGATGATCATCTTCCCGTGGAACCAGGTCGGCATGGAAGGCAGCCCGTTCGTCACGATCTTCAGCAAGCTCGGCATCGGCTCGGCCGCCCACATCCTGAACTTCGTGGTGCTGACGGCAGCGATCTCGGTCTACAACTCCGGCATCTACTCCAACGGCCGCATGCTCTACAGCCTGGCCGAACAGGGTAACGCACCGAAGGTGTTCACCAAGCTCGGCGCCAACAAGGTCCCCTATGTGGCGATCCTGTTCTCGTCGGCCTGCACGCTGGTCGTCGTCGCCATCAACTACCTGATCCCGGAAGGTGCCTTCATGCAGGTGATGGCCGTTGCCACCACCGCCGCCACCATCACCTGGGTGATGATCGTGCTGGTTCACATGAAGTTCCGCAAGGCGCATGCCGCCGATGTCGCCAAACTGACCTTCCCGGCGCCCTTCTACCCGATCGCCAACTACTTCTGCGTCGGTTTCATGGCCCTGGTGATCATCATGATGACTCAGATGGAATCGATGCAGATGGCGGTCTTCGTGCTGCCGGCCTGGTTGATCGTCCTCTACGTCGGCTTCCTGTTCCGCAGCAGGTCCAGGACGGTCGCCGCCGAATAATCGACGCCCCCTGAACGACGAAACGGCGCGGTCCCCCTGGGGCCGCGCCGTCTTGTTTTAGGGTGGTGGATCAGGCTGCGGCGTTGTCGTCGAACTTGATCGAGCGGAGCTTGTCGACGCCGATGACCTGCAAGGCGAGCTTCTCGTAGAAGGGCTCGGACTGGCCGGTCCGGATCTTTCGCAGGAAGTACTTCTCGAAGCCGACCTTGGCGACGTGTACCCAGTAGCCCGACGACGACCAGTTGACGTTGCGTGGAGGGATCTGCGGCTGGGCAACGAAGGCGACGCCGTTGTCGCCGAAGTCGGCAAGGCAGATGGCATTCCACGACGCTTCGGCGTTGGGCGCCTTGCCCTCGATCATCCGCTCGATGTTGTGGGCAGTGGCCGTCACCATCGACTCGATCATGAATCCGGTCTTGGGAACGCCGACCGGCACCGCCGTCTTGCCCATGGGCGGTATGGCGACGCAAACGCCGATGGCGAACACATTGGGAAATGCTTGATTTTGCTGGTGCCGGTCAATGGTGAAGAAGCCGCGCGGATTGACGAGACCGGCGGCGGATCGCACTGCGTCGACGCCGCGGAAAGCCGGCAGGATCATCGAGAAGGCGAAAGGCAGGTCGTGGCGGGCCTTGGGCGCGCCCTCCTCCGTCAGCTCCTCGACGTGCAGCACGCTGGCATCGACCGTTTCGATGCGTGCGTTGGTGATCCACTTGATGTGATGGCTGCGCAACTGGCTCTCGAGCAGTCCCTTGGTGTCGCCGACCCCGTCCAGACCGAGATGGCCGATATAGGGCTCGGGCGTCACGAAGGTCATCGGCACGCGATCGCGCACCTTTGCGTCTCGCAGGGCTTTGTCGAGAACGAAGGCGAACTCGTAGGCCGGACCGAAACACGACGCCCCTTGCGCCGCGCCGATGATCACCGGACCGGGGTTGGCGATCAACCGATCGACAGCCGCCTTCGCCTCGACGGCATGGCCGACCTGGCAGATCGATTGCGTATGGCCCTTCGGGCCAAGGCCGGGAACCTCGTCAAAGGCGAGTTCGGGGCCTGTCGCCACGACGAGATAGTCGTAGGAGACACTCTCTCCGTTGGATAGCTGGATACGGTTTTCTTCCGGGACCAGCCTCTCGGCACCTTCCGGGCGGAGGGCAATGCCGGCTTTCGAAAACACCGGCGCGAGGTCCACCTCCACCGAGGCCGGATCGCGCCAGCCGACCGCAACCCAGGGATTCGAGGGGACGAACGAGTAGGTCGCTCCCCGGTTGACGACGGTTACCTGATGGTCTCGGCCGAGAACCTTGCGAAGTTCGTAGGCCATGATGGTTCCGCCCAGTCCTGCCCCCAGCACCACCACATGCGACATGCTCGCCCTCCCCTGTCCGAATGCACCGGTCTATAATTTAGTATTTTATAATATACGTCTTTTCTTGAAATACGACGATGCGACTTTGGTCAGGAAGAAGGAAGCTCAGAGGCCAGTGAAAAAGGCCGCCACACGGGTGACGGCCTTTTCCGGTCTCTCGATTTTTGGGCGGCTCAGATGAACAGCGTGGCCGACGACTGCTGCGCCTCGCCGAGGAACGTCGCAACGCCGCCGATCTCGACGCCATCGATCAGCTCTTCGCGGCGAATGCCCATGACGTCCATCGACATCTGGCAAGCCACGAGCGTGGCGCCGCCGTCGACGAGCGACGCCAGCAAGCTTGCTGGCGTATCGACGTTCTTGTCGCCCATCACCTTGCGCATCAGGCGGCCGCCGAGGCCGCCGAAGTTCATGTTGGACAGCCGGTTGAGCCGGCGCGCGCCCTTGGGCAGCATGAAGCCGAAGGCGGCGTCGATCATCGGTTTGCGCGGGCTCGGGGCGTCTGGTTTTCTCAGCACGTTGAGGCCCCAGAAGGTGAAGAACAGCGTCACCTTCGAGCCCATGGCGAGCGCGCCGTTGGCGATGATCAGAGACGCCATGACCTTGTCGAGGTCGCCCGAGAAGACCACGAGGGTCGTGCCATCACGGGAGGCCACGGCCGTACCTTCGGTGCGCGCGGGCGGTGCTTCCGCCTTGCGGATCCGGGCGGTGATGACGCCCTTCTCGGTTCCGACACCGAGCAGTTGGTTGCCGGTCTTGTCGGCCCAGGCGCGAATGTCGCGGCCGAAGGCGGGATCGGACGCCTTCACTTCCAGCAGATCGCCCGCCTCCATCGCCTCGATGGCCCGGAAGGTCTTGAGGATCGGGCCAGGGCACTGCAGGCCGGTGGCGTCGAGCATTTGCACGTTGCCCGCGACGGCTACGCGGCAAGCGCCCTTCTGCGTCTCCATTTCCGATGGGGCGCGGCGGCGGATATCCTCGTAGTCGAACAGGTCGGGGCTCGCCTGCTTCTCGGTGGCCCAGGCATAGGTCTTGAAGCCGCCGGTCAGGTTGCGCACGTTCTTGAAGCCTTCCTGCTTCAGGATGCGGTAGGCAAGATAACCGCGGAGACCGACCTGGCAGAAAATGATGAGCGGCTTCTCCGGATCGAGCTCGCCGATCCGCTCGCGCAGATGATCGAGCTCGATGTTGCGGGCGCCCGGCAGCGTGCGGATCGAGAACTCCTCGGGCGTCCGCACGTCGACGAGCTGGACCGAGGCGGGATCGTCCCGCAGCAGATCCCTGAGATCGCGCCAGCCGATGATCTCGTGGCTGCCGTTCAGCACGTTCTCGGCGA
This genomic interval carries:
- a CDS encoding amino acid permease; protein product: MSSETQSHLSRGLKNRHIQMIALGGAIGTGLFYGSAASIQLVGPGIIVSYIIGGFVMYLIMRMLGEMSTEEPVAGAFSHFAYKYWGEFAGFLAGWNYWFLYILVSMAELTVVGIYVAYWFPDFPAWLTSLIVLVTITAVNLINVRLYGEAEFWFAIIKVLAVIGMIVLGLVLILFGLGGEATGLSNLWIHGGFFPNGMWGLLLSLVVVMFSFGGTELIGITAGEADDPKKSIPQAIRQVMWRILIFYIGALTVMMIIFPWNQVGMEGSPFVTIFSKLGIGSAAHILNFVVLTAAISVYNSGIYSNGRMLYSLAEQGNAPKVFTKLGANKVPYVAILFSSACTLVVVAINYLIPEGAFMQVMAVATTAATITWVMIVLVHMKFRKAHAADVAKLTFPAPFYPIANYFCVGFMALVIIMMTQMESMQMAVFVLPAWLIVLYVGFLFRSRSRTVAAE
- a CDS encoding NAD(P)/FAD-dependent oxidoreductase, translated to MSHVVVLGAGLGGTIMAYELRKVLGRDHQVTVVNRGATYSFVPSNPWVAVGWRDPASVEVDLAPVFSKAGIALRPEGAERLVPEENRIQLSNGESVSYDYLVVATGPELAFDEVPGLGPKGHTQSICQVGHAVEAKAAVDRLIANPGPVIIGAAQGASCFGPAYEFAFVLDKALRDAKVRDRVPMTFVTPEPYIGHLGLDGVGDTKGLLESQLRSHHIKWITNARIETVDASVLHVEELTEEGAPKARHDLPFAFSMILPAFRGVDAVRSAAGLVNPRGFFTIDRHQQNQAFPNVFAIGVCVAIPPMGKTAVPVGVPKTGFMIESMVTATAHNIERMIEGKAPNAEASWNAICLADFGDNGVAFVAQPQIPPRNVNWSSSGYWVHVAKVGFEKYFLRKIRTGQSEPFYEKLALQVIGVDKLRSIKFDDNAAA